A region of the Roseovarius nanhaiticus genome:
GCCGGGGGTGCGGAAATAGATCGCCCAGAAGTAATCGCGGTCGATGACCGGCGTGACATGCGCGCCCGCCTCGGTCAGGGCGCGGCGCACCTCGGCCTGCGCCTCGCGGTTCTCGACGGCAAAGGCCACGTGATGGACCGATCCGGCGCCTTCGCGGGCGCGGCCTTCGTCCGGCAGCGCCTCGAGGTCGATGACATCGGCGCCGTTGCCGTCCTCCAATGCCATGCGGATCAGCGCGCCCTCGCGGGCGATCTCGCGGTAGCCCATGAAGGTCAGCAGCTGCGCCGTCGCATCCGCCTCGCGCAGCCGCATGGTCACGCCGCGAAAGCCGCGAATGCCCTCGTCTGCGGGCACCGGGCGATCGCCAAACGGGGCACGCGTGTCGCCCGGCGCCTCGACCAGCGCAAAGGCGTCGCCGTCCGGCCCGTGAAAGCGCAGGCGCGCCTCGCCGAACTGCTCAGCTGTTTCGAGGCCCTCAACACCGGCCGCCGCCAGGCGCTCGCGCCAGTAGTCCAGCGTGCCGACCGGCACGGCAAAGGCGGTCTCCGAGACTTCGCCGGTGCCGCGGCGGCCCTTGGCGATGTGGGGGAAGGGGAAATAGGTCATGACCGAGCCGGGCGTGCCGCCCTCGTCGCCGTAATAGAGGTGATAGACATCGGGCGCGTCGAAATTTACGGTTTTCTTGACCCGGCGCATGCCGAGCAGCTTGGTGAAGAAATCGTTATTCTCCTGCGCATCCGCCGCCATCGACGTAACGTGGTGCAGGCCTTTGATCTGGGTGAGCATGGCTGGCTCCTTGGCTTGAGTGATCTTGCTTGAGCCTGAAGGTAGAGGCTAAGAGAATTGCTGAGAACGAGCATAATATTGCATTCACTGTTTCACCTGGTGTAATGATGGATTCATGGGCGAGCTTGAATCCATCCGCGTCTTCCTCACCGTTGCCGAGCTCGAGAGCTTTGCAGGGGCCGCGCGCCGTCTGGGCATGACGCCTGCGTCGGTCACGCGGACCGTCGCGGCGCTGGAGGATAAGCTGGATCTGCAACTTCTGGTGCGAACGACGCGGCAGGTGTCGCTGACCTCCGCCGGCGCGCTGTATGCCGCGCGCGTGGCGCCGCTGGCCGAGGGGCTGGCCCAGGTAGTGACCGAGACGCGCGAGGCCCAGGGCATGACGACCGGGCGCATCCGTATCAGCGCGCCCTTGTCGCTGGGGCTCGAGGTGCTGCCGACCGTGTTGTCGCAATTCGCCACGCTGCACCCGCAGACCCATGTCGCCGTGCATCTATCGGACAGTTTCGTCGATATAGTCGATGAGGATTTCGATCTGGCCATCCGCGTGTCGGGGCCGCCCAGCGACACCTCGACCATCTGGCGCAAGATCTGCAAGGTGCCGCGCGTTCTGGTCGCCTCGGCTGAGTATATCGGGGCCAACGGCCAACCCAAGAGCCCCGAAGAACTGACGGAATTTTCTTGCCTCAGCTACCAGTCGGATGCGCGGGAAGAGATATGGGAGCTGTCCAAAAACGCGGTGCAGGTCAAACACAAGGTGACGGGCGCGCTGAGCGCCAATAACGGCGATCTGCTGGCCCAACTGGCGCTGAACGGCGAGGGGATCACCCTTCTGCCGCGCTTCATCGTCGCGCGTGATCTGGAGGCGGGGCGCCTTGTTCAGGTGCTGCCCGAGTGGGAGATATCCGAGATCTGGCTGACGCTATACTATCCGCCCTACAATCAGCTGCCCCTGCGCGTCGCCGCGTTCTCCGACTTCTTCGAGCAGCATGTCCAGACGGTGTGCAGCCTTTGATATCGAGGATCAATCGGGCCGCTTGAGTGCACGCGGTTTGCCGGGCGTTCCGATCTCGCACTCCAGCGCATCGCGGTCCCAGTTTCCCGTGTCTGCCGCCGCCGCGTAGGTCGATTGCAGAAAGGCCATCAGCATCGCCTCGGGGTCATCGCTTGCGATGACATCGGCGTAAGGCAGCAGGAACTCGCCCAGATCAGTGTCGAACCGTGCAGCCGTAGGTTCGACCCGATAATCGGCAAAGCCCTCGGGCGTCGGATAGGCATAGGCATAGAACATGGGCTCATCCACGCCGCCGCCACCGGGCCAGAACCCTGCGGAGGACACTTCATGACTATAGGCCTCCTGCGCGACCGCGTCGGGCATGTTGGGAATGCCTGCAGGGTGCAGCGGCGCCTCGCGCCCCGAAAAGCGGGTCACCGCCAGATCGAAAGATCCCCAGAAGAAATGCACGGGCGATACCTTGCCCAGAAACCCGGTGCGGAACCGCTCGAACACCGGCACGATATGGAGAAGCGCCTTGTGAAACCGCGCGGCGGCCTCGGCATCGTAGGGGCGGGGGCGGGTGTCCTCGGCGAAGAGCACTGCCTCCGGGATCTCGTTGGGGGCGCCGTGGATATGAAACGTGCCGCCAACCGCCTCGACGGCGCGGGTGATGCGAGCGAAGAACTCCGCAACGCTCATCGGCTCAAGCGAGAAACTCTCGCGCGCGCCGCCATCGGCCTCGGCGATCATCAAGTGATCGACGAAATCGAGCGTGAGACTGACGCAGCCGCCACGCTCGTGCACCGGTCCGGTCGTCATCCCGCGTGGGGTGACGTAGAGCGCCGAATGCCACGCGTGGTTGACCCAAGGCGTATGCGCCACGCGGTATTTACCCAACATCTGCGTCCAAAGGTGGAGGGCGGCGCAGGTCTCTGCCCAGTCGGACCAGGGCAGGGGCGGCCAGTGTTTATCCTCGGCGGAAACAATCACCCGATCGGCTCCATGTTCTGACGTTCCAGCGCGGTCTGAACGCCCGTG
Encoded here:
- a CDS encoding ring-cleaving dioxygenase, giving the protein MLTQIKGLHHVTSMAADAQENNDFFTKLLGMRRVKKTVNFDAPDVYHLYYGDEGGTPGSVMTYFPFPHIAKGRRGTGEVSETAFAVPVGTLDYWRERLAAAGVEGLETAEQFGEARLRFHGPDGDAFALVEAPGDTRAPFGDRPVPADEGIRGFRGVTMRLREADATAQLLTFMGYREIAREGALIRMALEDGNGADVIDLEALPDEGRAREGAGSVHHVAFAVENREAQAEVRRALTEAGAHVTPVIDRDYFWAIYFRTPGGVLFEIATNEPGFDRDEDPAHLGEALKLPDQHAHLRARLERALPELVD
- a CDS encoding DUF5996 family protein; protein product: MIVSAEDKHWPPLPWSDWAETCAALHLWTQMLGKYRVAHTPWVNHAWHSALYVTPRGMTTGPVHERGGCVSLTLDFVDHLMIAEADGGARESFSLEPMSVAEFFARITRAVEAVGGTFHIHGAPNEIPEAVLFAEDTRPRPYDAEAAARFHKALLHIVPVFERFRTGFLGKVSPVHFFWGSFDLAVTRFSGREAPLHPAGIPNMPDAVAQEAYSHEVSSAGFWPGGGGVDEPMFYAYAYPTPEGFADYRVEPTAARFDTDLGEFLLPYADVIASDDPEAMLMAFLQSTYAAAADTGNWDRDALECEIGTPGKPRALKRPD
- a CDS encoding LysR family transcriptional regulator, with product MGELESIRVFLTVAELESFAGAARRLGMTPASVTRTVAALEDKLDLQLLVRTTRQVSLTSAGALYAARVAPLAEGLAQVVTETREAQGMTTGRIRISAPLSLGLEVLPTVLSQFATLHPQTHVAVHLSDSFVDIVDEDFDLAIRVSGPPSDTSTIWRKICKVPRVLVASAEYIGANGQPKSPEELTEFSCLSYQSDAREEIWELSKNAVQVKHKVTGALSANNGDLLAQLALNGEGITLLPRFIVARDLEAGRLVQVLPEWEISEIWLTLYYPPYNQLPLRVAAFSDFFEQHVQTVCSL